The following are encoded together in the Bradyrhizobium sp. CCGUVB1N3 genome:
- a CDS encoding thioesterase family protein, with amino-acid sequence MFETAFTIEWGDCDEAGIVFYPNYFYWFDCSYQRWLRRCGLSQRELRRRFKSVTPLVNVGAQFVGPARYDDELVIRAEVAEWHERRFRIDYKLLVGNVQIASGFEQRAWASVTDTGELRGASVPQEFKDMLK; translated from the coding sequence ATGTTTGAGACCGCTTTCACGATCGAATGGGGCGATTGCGACGAAGCCGGAATCGTCTTTTATCCCAACTACTTCTATTGGTTTGACTGCAGCTATCAGCGCTGGCTGCGGAGATGCGGATTGAGCCAGCGGGAACTCAGGCGCCGCTTCAAGAGCGTCACGCCGCTGGTCAATGTCGGCGCCCAGTTTGTGGGGCCTGCCCGCTACGACGACGAGCTGGTGATCCGCGCAGAAGTGGCCGAGTGGCACGAGCGGCGGTTTCGAATCGACTACAAGCTGTTGGTCGGTAACGTGCAGATTGCGAGCGGCTTCGAACAGCGCGCATGGGCCTCCGTCACGGACACAGGCGAGCTCCGCGGCGCCAGCGTGCCGCAGGAGTTCAAGGACATGTTGAAATGA
- a CDS encoding IclR family transcriptional regulator, whose translation MKRTRPKDTDEESGGTAPGGIQALDAALSVLRVLRSFDGPATLSDIAREAGMPPSKVHRYLASFIHAGLAVQKERSGRYDLGREAAELGVAAISRNNFVVRASDELEELAATTGQAALLAVWSHNGPTVVRMERGPHLTTTSIGLGSTFPLLDSATGRVFLSYLPSPQLTARLQSELERAASAGVSWPDLNPNPASVEALTTKIRRERIAYVDGRFIPGLSAISSAITNWQGEIEVAVTLFGTHKDLLQPDSPARGALIDFAARHSIVPPAQLAAPSP comes from the coding sequence ATGAAACGGACACGCCCGAAAGATACTGACGAAGAGAGCGGCGGGACGGCCCCCGGTGGCATCCAGGCTCTCGACGCTGCGCTTTCGGTCCTGCGAGTCCTGCGATCCTTTGACGGGCCGGCGACGCTGTCGGATATCGCGCGCGAAGCCGGCATGCCACCGAGCAAGGTGCATCGCTACCTGGCGAGCTTCATTCATGCGGGCCTTGCCGTACAGAAGGAGCGCTCCGGCCGGTACGACCTCGGCCGCGAAGCTGCAGAATTGGGTGTTGCGGCCATCAGCCGGAACAACTTCGTCGTCCGCGCCTCCGACGAGCTCGAGGAATTGGCCGCGACGACGGGCCAAGCCGCACTGCTGGCCGTCTGGAGCCACAATGGCCCGACCGTGGTCCGAATGGAGAGAGGTCCCCATCTGACGACCACGTCGATCGGTCTTGGCAGCACGTTTCCCTTGCTGGACTCCGCGACCGGACGCGTCTTCCTGTCCTATCTGCCGTCCCCACAACTGACCGCACGGCTGCAAAGCGAACTCGAGCGCGCCGCTTCTGCCGGCGTGAGCTGGCCGGATCTCAATCCCAACCCGGCAAGCGTCGAGGCATTGACGACGAAAATCCGGCGCGAGCGCATCGCCTATGTCGACGGACGCTTCATTCCGGGCTTGAGCGCGATCTCGTCCGCGATCACGAACTGGCAGGGCGAGATCGAAGTCGCTGTGACCTTGTTCGGCACGCACAAAGACTTGCTGCAGCCGGATAGTCCCGCGCGAGGCGCCTTGATCGATTTTGCCGCCCGTCATTCGATCGTCCCGCCAGCCCAACTCGCCGCTCCGTCACCCTAG
- a CDS encoding N-acetylmuramic acid 6-phosphate etherase: MKRMDRANATEAVDPRFTDLDAWSGIAALEAMWEGQLAAVAAVGQCLPALAAATDAAADALGDDGRLVYVGAGTSGRVAIQDGAELTPTFAWPQQRVHFIIAGGESAFVTSVEGAEDDVDDAIAQIEAARLSSHDVVIAIAASGTTPFTVAALRQAGRYQAVTVGIANNRQAPLLAAAKYPVLVETGPELIAGSTRMKAGTAQKIVLNLISTGIMLRLGRVYRGMMVNMQPTNAKLKRRAEAMVARIAGCSEAQAASALEATGGDIKLAALVVLGYDKTEAANLLASHKGNLRRVFDDLG, from the coding sequence ATGAAACGTATGGATCGCGCCAACGCAACTGAAGCCGTCGATCCCCGCTTCACGGATTTGGACGCGTGGTCAGGGATCGCGGCCTTGGAGGCGATGTGGGAAGGTCAGCTCGCAGCGGTCGCAGCCGTCGGCCAGTGTCTTCCTGCGCTCGCCGCGGCGACGGATGCGGCGGCGGATGCGCTCGGAGATGACGGGCGGCTGGTCTATGTCGGCGCAGGAACCTCGGGCAGGGTGGCCATCCAGGACGGCGCCGAGCTGACGCCCACCTTCGCATGGCCCCAACAGCGGGTCCACTTCATCATCGCCGGCGGAGAGAGCGCGTTCGTCACCAGCGTGGAAGGCGCGGAAGACGACGTCGACGACGCGATCGCCCAGATCGAAGCCGCAAGGCTGTCATCGCACGACGTGGTCATCGCGATTGCCGCGAGCGGTACGACCCCATTCACCGTGGCTGCATTGCGCCAGGCCGGCCGGTACCAGGCCGTGACCGTCGGCATTGCCAATAACCGCCAGGCCCCACTGCTGGCTGCAGCGAAATATCCGGTCCTCGTCGAGACCGGGCCGGAGCTCATCGCCGGCTCGACGCGGATGAAGGCCGGCACCGCCCAGAAGATCGTCCTCAACCTGATCTCGACCGGCATCATGCTGCGCCTTGGCCGCGTCTACCGCGGCATGATGGTCAACATGCAGCCCACGAACGCGAAGCTGAAGCGTCGCGCCGAGGCGATGGTTGCCCGCATTGCCGGTTGCAGCGAAGCGCAAGCTGCCTCTGCCTTGGAAGCGACCGGCGGCGACATCAAGTTGGCCGCCCTCGTCGTGCTCGGATACGACAAGACGGAAGCGGCGAACCTTCTCGCCAGCCACAAGGGCAATCTTCGTCGCGTGTTTGATGATCTAGGGTGA
- the dhaK gene encoding dihydroxyacetone kinase subunit DhaK — protein sequence MKKFINSVDDVLAESLDGFAAAHADLVTLGSERKFVRRRELNPKKVALVSGGGSGHEPLHAGFVGYGMLDAACPGQVFTSPTPDQIVEAAQAVASEAGVLFIVKNYAGDRMNFEMAAEIAEGRIATIVTDDDVAVENSTHSIGRRGVAGTLIVEKIVGAAAEKGLDLAGCVALGERVNAQTRSMGVALTSCTVPAAGGPTFALAEDEMEMGVGIHGEPGRRRVKLERADAIAFEMATAIAEDLDARAGTEALLLVNGFGGTPTIELYLMYHAARKLLEKRGLRITRSLVGSYVTSLDMAGCSLTLSLLDAETTALWDHPVRTAALKW from the coding sequence ATGAAGAAGTTCATCAATTCCGTCGACGACGTCCTGGCCGAGAGCCTGGACGGGTTTGCCGCCGCGCATGCCGATCTCGTCACGCTGGGATCGGAACGCAAATTCGTGCGCCGCCGCGAGCTCAACCCGAAAAAAGTTGCGCTGGTCTCGGGCGGCGGCAGCGGGCACGAGCCGCTGCATGCCGGCTTCGTCGGTTACGGCATGCTCGACGCCGCCTGTCCGGGGCAGGTCTTCACGTCGCCGACGCCGGACCAGATCGTCGAGGCCGCCCAAGCCGTCGCCAGCGAGGCCGGCGTGCTGTTCATCGTGAAGAACTATGCTGGCGACCGCATGAATTTCGAGATGGCGGCGGAGATCGCCGAAGGCCGCATTGCGACCATCGTGACGGATGACGATGTCGCCGTCGAGAACTCCACCCACAGCATCGGTCGCCGTGGCGTCGCCGGGACACTGATCGTCGAGAAGATCGTCGGCGCGGCGGCCGAGAAGGGCCTTGATCTGGCCGGTTGCGTTGCGCTCGGCGAGCGTGTCAATGCGCAGACGCGCTCGATGGGCGTGGCGCTGACGAGCTGCACGGTCCCGGCCGCGGGCGGGCCGACCTTCGCACTCGCCGAGGACGAGATGGAGATGGGCGTCGGCATTCACGGCGAACCCGGGCGCCGCCGCGTCAAGCTGGAGCGGGCCGATGCCATCGCCTTCGAGATGGCGACGGCCATCGCGGAGGATCTCGACGCGCGCGCGGGCACAGAAGCGCTCCTGCTCGTCAACGGCTTCGGCGGTACGCCTACGATCGAGCTCTATCTGATGTACCACGCCGCGCGAAAGCTGCTCGAGAAGCGCGGCCTGCGCATCACCCGCTCGCTGGTCGGCAGCTACGTCACCTCGCTCGACATGGCTGGCTGCTCGCTCACGTTGAGCCTGCTCGATGCCGAGACGACGGCGCTGTGGGACCATCCGGTCCGCACCGCAGCCCTCAAATGGTGA
- the ptsP gene encoding phosphoenolpyruvate--protein phosphotransferase → MRDSASGLAYRGRTASIGFAQGPFVRVDAGANGERVAGTLVDEALALRSAIDTASRQIAELAAIAGGEAAQILEFQVALLEDEDLVSGILAAIGEGEPADAAWCAALDEQIADYNSAPDEYLKARSSDLADLRDRVLNILRGGEGHALRIPSGAVVCADDLPPSRFLEIDWSDGGGLALLRGSPTSHVAMLARARGIPMVVQLGTVPAAGATALLDGEGATLELDPSIEQIGLFEKRREIHRKSRASARAILRRPAASWRGERIKLLVNIQRVEDLDYPDAQYADGVGLMRTEFLLSERGLPDEETQFQVYDQVLRWAERRPVTIRTFDAGGDKPVPGFTPDAEPNPFLGVRGLRLCLARPEIFAVQLRALARAAVRGNLKVMFPMVTSADEVEAARKLFADIVQGLQAKGAAAMLPELGIMVEVPAAALSIASFKSAFFSIGSNDLAQYVLACDRSNGALASLMDPLHPAVLELITRTAEHGRRAGSPVSLCGDMASDPRCIPALLDCGLRELSVNVSALAQIKQTIDRLGSGGGKLD, encoded by the coding sequence ATGCGAGACAGCGCTTCAGGACTGGCCTACCGCGGCAGAACCGCCTCGATCGGATTTGCCCAGGGGCCGTTCGTCCGGGTCGATGCGGGAGCGAACGGCGAACGGGTCGCCGGCACCCTGGTCGATGAAGCGCTTGCGCTGCGCAGTGCGATCGACACCGCGAGCCGGCAGATCGCCGAGCTGGCTGCGATCGCCGGCGGCGAAGCGGCGCAAATCCTGGAATTCCAGGTTGCGCTGCTGGAGGACGAGGATCTGGTCAGCGGGATCCTGGCAGCGATTGGCGAGGGCGAGCCCGCGGACGCCGCCTGGTGCGCGGCGCTCGACGAGCAGATCGCGGATTATAATTCGGCCCCGGACGAATATTTGAAGGCGCGCAGCTCGGATCTCGCGGACCTTCGCGATCGCGTGTTGAACATCTTGCGCGGCGGCGAAGGCCATGCGCTGAGAATTCCGAGCGGTGCGGTCGTCTGCGCGGACGATCTGCCGCCCTCGCGCTTCCTGGAAATCGACTGGTCCGACGGCGGCGGCCTGGCACTGCTGCGCGGAAGTCCGACGAGCCATGTTGCGATGCTGGCGCGCGCCCGCGGCATCCCGATGGTGGTGCAGCTCGGCACGGTGCCGGCGGCAGGGGCCACGGCGCTGCTCGATGGCGAGGGCGCAACCCTCGAGCTCGATCCCAGCATCGAGCAGATCGGCCTGTTCGAGAAGCGGCGGGAGATCCACCGCAAGAGCAGGGCCTCCGCCCGGGCGATCCTGCGGCGGCCGGCGGCGTCCTGGCGCGGCGAACGGATCAAGCTCCTCGTCAACATCCAGCGCGTCGAGGATCTCGATTATCCGGACGCGCAATATGCCGACGGCGTCGGCCTGATGCGTACCGAGTTTCTGCTGTCGGAGCGCGGCCTGCCTGACGAGGAGACGCAGTTTCAGGTTTACGACCAGGTCTTGCGCTGGGCCGAGCGGCGTCCGGTGACGATCCGCACCTTTGATGCGGGCGGCGACAAGCCGGTGCCGGGCTTCACGCCAGACGCCGAGCCAAACCCCTTCCTCGGCGTTCGCGGCCTTCGTCTTTGTCTCGCGCGGCCCGAGATCTTTGCGGTTCAGCTTCGCGCGCTTGCGCGTGCGGCAGTGCGCGGAAATCTCAAGGTCATGTTTCCGATGGTCACCTCGGCCGACGAGGTCGAGGCGGCACGAAAACTGTTTGCCGACATCGTGCAGGGCTTGCAGGCGAAGGGCGCGGCCGCGATGCTTCCCGAACTCGGAATCATGGTCGAGGTGCCCGCGGCGGCGCTTTCGATCGCCAGCTTCAAGAGTGCGTTCTTCTCGATCGGCTCGAACGATCTCGCGCAATACGTCCTTGCCTGCGACCGCTCGAACGGAGCTCTCGCGTCCCTGATGGATCCCTTGCATCCCGCTGTTCTCGAGCTGATCACGCGGACTGCCGAGCACGGCCGGCGCGCCGGAAGCCCGGTGAGCTTGTGCGGCGACATGGCGAGCGACCCGCGCTGCATTCCAGCGCTGCTCGATTGCGGGCTTCGGGAGCTGTCCGTGAATGTCTCGGCGCTTGCGCAGATCAAGCAAACGATCGATCGTCTGGGCAGCGGAGGTGGAAAACTTGACTGA
- a CDS encoding HPr family phosphocarrier protein, whose protein sequence is MLETSNVNGQIFTGNVQLVHAVGMHARPAVKLTKLAKKFEAQISVRVAGAAEWINAKSVAKIMAMRAAHGSIIEIKALGSDAEAAVAALVDLIATDFPDGTA, encoded by the coding sequence ATGCTGGAAACTTCAAATGTGAACGGACAGATCTTCACGGGCAACGTGCAACTGGTGCACGCAGTCGGCATGCACGCGCGCCCGGCGGTCAAGCTGACCAAGCTCGCCAAGAAGTTCGAGGCGCAGATTTCCGTCCGCGTTGCCGGTGCGGCCGAGTGGATCAATGCCAAGAGCGTGGCCAAGATCATGGCCATGCGTGCGGCCCATGGCAGCATCATCGAGATCAAGGCGTTGGGCAGTGATGCGGAAGCCGCCGTCGCTGCACTGGTCGATCTGATCGCAACCGATTTTCCGGATGGGACCGCCTAG
- the dhaM gene encoding dihydroxyacetone kinase phosphoryl donor subunit DhaM has product MNDTVGIVIVSHSKDIAKGTADMVRQMVGSEVKVAFCGGNPDGGLGTSVALIVDAINDAWSAKGVAILVDLGGAETNSEMAVEMLDPERRDLVVVCNAPIVEGAVMAATEAAGGSSLAEVRAVAEELSAD; this is encoded by the coding sequence ATGAACGACACCGTGGGGATCGTGATCGTCTCGCATTCCAAGGACATCGCCAAAGGCACCGCCGATATGGTGCGGCAGATGGTCGGCAGCGAGGTCAAGGTCGCCTTCTGCGGCGGCAATCCCGATGGCGGACTGGGGACCAGCGTCGCCCTGATCGTCGATGCCATCAATGACGCCTGGTCGGCGAAGGGTGTTGCGATTCTCGTTGATCTCGGCGGCGCCGAAACCAACAGCGAAATGGCGGTCGAAATGCTGGACCCTGAGCGGCGGGATCTGGTTGTCGTCTGCAACGCACCGATCGTCGAAGGCGCGGTGATGGCGGCAACTGAAGCGGCTGGCGGCAGCTCGCTGGCCGAGGTGCGGGCGGTGGCCGAGGAACTCTCTGCCGACTGA
- the dhaL gene encoding dihydroxyacetone kinase subunit DhaL — MSLQPETFKSLVKVAAEQVIASAPELTSLDQAIGDGDHGTNMKRGFEAVLGKLDAISAQPFDEALKTIGKTLVMTVGGASGPLYGSFFLAAGEALSHDKHLPDDLAEVFASGVDAVSKRGRSHAGEKTMLDVLVPVLETLKTDAGRPDIVERIRATAAEAAARTAPMQATKGRASFLGPRSVGHVDPGARSSCLLLQAVCASLEGQP, encoded by the coding sequence ATGTCGCTGCAACCCGAGACATTCAAATCGCTGGTCAAGGTGGCCGCTGAGCAGGTCATCGCCAGTGCGCCGGAGCTCACGTCGCTGGATCAGGCGATCGGCGATGGCGATCACGGAACGAACATGAAGCGCGGCTTCGAGGCCGTGCTCGGCAAGCTCGACGCGATCTCCGCGCAGCCATTCGACGAGGCGCTGAAGACGATCGGCAAGACGCTGGTGATGACCGTCGGCGGCGCGTCGGGGCCCCTTTACGGCAGCTTCTTTCTTGCCGCGGGTGAAGCGCTCTCGCATGACAAGCATTTGCCCGACGATCTCGCCGAAGTCTTTGCGAGCGGGGTCGACGCGGTGAGCAAACGCGGCCGCTCTCACGCCGGCGAGAAGACCATGCTCGACGTGCTCGTTCCCGTGCTGGAGACGCTGAAGACGGATGCCGGCCGGCCCGACATCGTCGAGCGAATTCGCGCCACGGCCGCCGAGGCCGCGGCGCGGACTGCGCCGATGCAGGCGACCAAGGGACGCGCGTCATTCCTCGGACCTCGCAGCGTCGGTCATGTCGATCCCGGCGCACGGTCGAGCTGCCTTCTCCTGCAAGCGGTATGCGCGAGCCTGGAGGGGCAGCCATGA
- a CDS encoding ABC transporter ATP-binding protein has product MADVILRNINKRFGAIEAVRELSLAVNDGEFLVLLGPSGAGKTTTLRLITGLEQPDSGSVMINGRDVTLDPPGSRDIAFVFQQYSLYPHLSVYDNLAFPLRSPAHRVPEPVIRKRVEQTAELLHIASKLNNRATRLSGGEMQRVAIGRALVRDPSIYLMDEPLSSLDAKLRAELRLELKRIQVELGATILYVTHDQVEAMTMATRIGVIKDGQLLQLGTPREIYESPSSTYVASRLGTPQINLLPARLASEIVLPPGTETIGIRTEHLQIAARNGGRLIGRVHRVEHLGEQNHVHLDYKGQTLVTLADPGQPLQVGQEVELHLKHPLYFDGVGQRINAMVH; this is encoded by the coding sequence ATGGCTGACGTCATTCTGCGCAACATCAACAAACGTTTTGGCGCGATCGAGGCGGTGCGCGAGCTATCGCTTGCGGTCAACGACGGCGAGTTTCTCGTCCTGCTCGGCCCGAGCGGCGCCGGCAAGACCACGACCTTGCGGCTCATCACCGGGCTCGAGCAACCCGATTCGGGCTCGGTCATGATCAACGGCCGCGACGTCACGCTCGATCCTCCGGGGTCGCGCGACATCGCGTTCGTCTTCCAGCAATACTCGCTCTATCCGCATCTGTCGGTTTACGACAATCTGGCGTTTCCGCTGCGCTCGCCGGCGCACCGCGTTCCGGAGCCGGTCATCCGCAAGCGCGTCGAACAGACCGCCGAGCTTCTGCACATCGCCAGCAAGCTGAACAACCGCGCCACCCGCCTGTCCGGTGGTGAGATGCAGCGGGTCGCCATCGGCCGCGCCCTGGTGCGGGATCCGTCGATCTACCTGATGGACGAGCCGCTGTCCTCGCTGGATGCGAAGCTGCGGGCCGAGCTTCGCCTCGAGCTCAAGCGGATCCAGGTCGAGCTCGGTGCAACCATACTCTATGTGACGCACGATCAGGTGGAGGCCATGACCATGGCCACGCGCATCGGCGTGATCAAGGACGGCCAGCTTCTCCAGCTCGGCACGCCGCGGGAGATCTACGAGAGCCCGTCCAGCACGTACGTCGCATCGCGGCTCGGCACGCCGCAGATCAACCTTCTTCCGGCACGCCTTGCTTCGGAGATAGTCCTTCCGCCCGGTACCGAGACCATTGGCATCCGCACGGAGCATCTGCAGATCGCCGCGCGCAATGGCGGGCGGTTGATCGGCCGCGTGCATCGGGTCGAGCATCTGGGTGAGCAGAATCACGTTCACCTGGACTATAAGGGCCAGACGCTGGTGACGCTCGCGGATCCGGGCCAGCCGCTCCAGGTCGGTCAGGAGGTTGAATTGCACCTGAAGCATCCGCTCTATTTCGACGGCGTTGGGCAACGCATCAACGCCATGGTTCACTGA
- a CDS encoding ABC transporter ATP-binding protein, with amino-acid sequence MAQIRVENLRKSFDQFTAVEGSNFTIDDGTFFAMLGPSGCGKTTTLRMIAGLELPTEGKILLDGEDVTFERASARDIAFVFQLFALYPHMNVAGNIGFPLKCQGMGRREIRQRVEETARLLRIEHLLSSKTSKLSGGDRQRVALGRAMVRRPKAFLMDEPLGALDAEFRHLMCGELRDLHDRIGATTIYVTHDQLEAMSMADQIAVMNKGRVEQISSPQEIYDRPASMFVADFIGSPSMNFLRFEGGLHCGDRAVSFHDTDIAVPEIREDRASAPLVLGVRPEHIRFTDAAPVRGEVFGAEYLGTNQIVTVDTAHGRVAARLPSATPVRIGETVGLEFHSERLALFDAGSGLAIRTANGGGARHG; translated from the coding sequence ATGGCACAGATCCGCGTTGAAAACCTGCGAAAATCGTTCGATCAGTTCACCGCCGTCGAAGGCTCGAACTTCACGATCGACGACGGCACCTTCTTTGCGATGCTCGGTCCCTCCGGCTGCGGCAAGACGACGACGCTGCGTATGATCGCCGGCCTGGAGCTGCCGACCGAGGGCAAGATCCTGCTCGATGGCGAGGACGTGACCTTCGAGCGCGCATCCGCCCGCGACATCGCCTTCGTGTTCCAGCTCTTCGCGCTCTATCCGCACATGAACGTCGCAGGCAATATCGGCTTTCCCCTGAAGTGCCAGGGCATGGGCCGCCGCGAAATCCGCCAGCGGGTCGAGGAGACCGCGCGGCTGCTGCGGATCGAGCATCTCTTGTCGAGCAAGACGTCAAAGCTGTCGGGCGGCGATCGCCAGCGCGTGGCGCTTGGCCGGGCGATGGTGCGGCGGCCAAAGGCCTTCCTGATGGATGAGCCGCTTGGGGCCCTCGATGCCGAGTTCCGCCATCTGATGTGCGGCGAGCTCCGCGATCTCCACGATCGCATCGGCGCGACCACGATCTACGTGACGCACGACCAGCTCGAGGCGATGTCGATGGCGGACCAGATCGCGGTCATGAACAAGGGACGCGTCGAGCAGATCAGCTCGCCGCAGGAGATCTATGACCGGCCCGCGAGCATGTTCGTCGCCGACTTCATCGGCTCGCCGTCGATGAACTTCCTGCGCTTTGAGGGCGGCCTGCATTGTGGCGATCGCGCGGTCAGCTTCCATGACACCGACATCGCCGTACCCGAGATCCGCGAGGACCGTGCCAGCGCGCCGCTGGTACTCGGCGTGCGTCCGGAGCATATCCGCTTCACCGATGCGGCGCCGGTGCGCGGCGAGGTGTTCGGCGCGGAATATCTCGGCACGAATCAGATCGTCACCGTCGACACCGCGCATGGACGCGTTGCGGCCCGGCTGCCGTCAGCCACGCCGGTGCGGATCGGCGAGACGGTCGGTCTCGAATTTCACTCCGAACGGCTGGCGCTGTTCGATGCCGGCAGCGGCCTTGCGATCCGCACCGCGAACGGGGGAGGCGCTCGCCATGGCTGA
- a CDS encoding carbohydrate ABC transporter permease: MTATVAKSTAHSIVESTPRAKAVAGSLVILYALITILPLVWIVATAFKSQSDAIAYPPKVLFQPTLEGYVNLFTVRTRQTPDFIAKLPPPETWYDKLVRQHDMVIAGPSKVVPRFVNSLIIGFGSTFLAVFLGTLAAYAFSRFRIPLADDLLFFILSTRMMPPVAVAIPIYLMYRQLNLTDTRLGMILLYTAVNVSLAVWLLKGFIDEIPREYEEAALVDGYTRLQALRKVVLPQAVTGIAATAIFCLIFSWNEYAFAVLLTSGEAQTMPPFIPFIIGEGGQDWPAVAAATTLFVVPIVLFTVLLRKHLLRGITFGAVRK; this comes from the coding sequence ATGACCGCCACTGTTGCCAAATCCACCGCTCACTCCATCGTCGAGTCTACGCCGCGCGCAAAGGCGGTAGCGGGCAGCCTGGTCATCCTCTATGCGCTGATCACGATCCTGCCGCTGGTCTGGATCGTCGCCACCGCGTTCAAGTCGCAGAGCGACGCCATCGCCTATCCGCCCAAGGTGCTGTTCCAGCCGACGCTCGAGGGTTATGTGAACCTGTTTACGGTGCGCACGCGGCAGACGCCAGACTTCATCGCAAAGCTGCCGCCGCCGGAGACCTGGTACGACAAGCTCGTGCGCCAGCACGACATGGTGATCGCCGGTCCCTCGAAGGTCGTGCCGCGTTTCGTCAATTCGCTCATCATCGGCTTCGGCTCGACCTTTCTCGCCGTCTTCCTCGGCACGCTTGCGGCCTATGCATTCTCGCGCTTCCGCATTCCGCTTGCCGACGACCTCCTGTTCTTCATCCTGTCGACGCGGATGATGCCGCCGGTTGCGGTCGCGATCCCGATCTATCTGATGTACCGGCAGCTCAACCTGACTGACACCAGGCTCGGGATGATCCTGCTCTACACGGCGGTCAACGTCTCGCTCGCGGTCTGGCTGCTGAAGGGGTTCATCGACGAGATTCCGCGCGAATACGAGGAGGCGGCGCTGGTCGACGGCTACACGCGATTGCAGGCGCTGCGCAAGGTGGTGCTGCCGCAGGCGGTGACAGGTATCGCGGCAACCGCAATCTTCTGCCTGATCTTCTCATGGAACGAATATGCCTTCGCGGTTCTCCTCACCAGCGGCGAAGCCCAGACCATGCCGCCCTTCATCCCCTTCATCATCGGCGAAGGCGGACAGGACTGGCCGGCGGTTGCTGCCGCGACCACGCTGTTCGTCGTCCCGATCGTCCTGTTCACCGTTCTGTTGCGCAAGCATCTGTTGCGCGGCATCACCTTCGGAGCTGTACGCAAATGA
- a CDS encoding carbohydrate ABC transporter permease — protein MDKMTTILQPDHVTIPGVSEPAKSRTTRRVRGLSDRAIAWLFVAPTIALLLAINIFPLVWMIRLSFTSLNLSMSYLPLRFVGLDNFTDILSDEDVWIRLQTTAQFVISSVALQVVIGFGLALLINRQFRGHSFWTTMILLPMMLSPAVVGNFWTLLFQPQIGPFNYLISLFTGVPPSSFSMTGEVALAPWTIVLVDTWMWAPYVMLICLAGLRSIPDYIYEAAEVDRASAWRQFWSITLPMTVPFLMLAVLFRAIENFKMFDMVNLLTSGGPGSTTELVSITLKRAAFEKWRTGYSSALAIILFVTVFGAANIYVKVLNKVKQR, from the coding sequence ATGGACAAGATGACCACGATCCTGCAACCCGATCATGTTACGATCCCCGGCGTGAGCGAGCCCGCCAAATCTCGTACCACGCGACGCGTCCGCGGCCTGTCGGACCGGGCCATCGCCTGGCTGTTCGTCGCGCCGACGATTGCGCTTCTGCTCGCGATCAACATCTTTCCGCTGGTCTGGATGATCAGGCTCTCCTTCACGAGCCTCAACCTCAGCATGTCCTACTTGCCGCTGCGGTTCGTCGGGCTGGACAATTTCACCGACATTCTCTCCGACGAGGACGTCTGGATCAGGCTCCAGACCACCGCGCAATTCGTGATCTCGTCGGTGGCGTTGCAGGTGGTGATCGGGTTTGGGCTCGCGCTCCTCATCAACCGTCAGTTTCGCGGTCACAGCTTCTGGACCACGATGATCCTGCTGCCGATGATGCTGTCGCCGGCGGTTGTCGGCAACTTCTGGACCCTGCTGTTCCAGCCGCAGATCGGACCGTTCAATTACCTGATCAGCCTGTTCACCGGCGTGCCGCCGAGCTCGTTCAGCATGACCGGCGAGGTCGCGCTGGCGCCGTGGACGATCGTTCTCGTCGACACCTGGATGTGGGCGCCTTACGTCATGCTGATCTGCCTCGCCGGGCTGCGCTCCATTCCCGACTACATCTATGAGGCCGCGGAAGTCGATCGCGCCTCGGCCTGGCGTCAGTTCTGGTCGATCACGCTGCCGATGACGGTGCCGTTCCTGATGCTCGCCGTGCTGTTCCGCGCGATCGAGAATTTCAAGATGTTCGACATGGTCAACCTCCTGACCTCGGGCGGACCGGGATCGACCACCGAACTGGTCTCGATCACGCTGAAGCGCGCGGCGTTCGAGAAATGGCGCACCGGCTATTCCTCCGCGCTCGCCATCATTCTGTTCGTGACCGTGTTCGGTGCAGCCAACATCTACGTCAAGGTGCTCAACAAGGTGAAGCAGCGATGA